TTGTCGCCGTAGATGCTGCGGAAGAACGCCGCGACGTGCCCGTCGGGCGCACGCGCCAGCGCGATGCGGCAGCATTCGCAACTCTGGTCGACCAGCTTGCGCTCGGGCACGAAGCTGGCGCCGCCGTCCTCCGACCAGCTGTAGTAGACCGCGGCGCCGAGGTAGGGCTTGTTCGCACCGTCGGCTGCGACCAGGTCGCGCTTGTCGATCCAGGCGATCACGATGCGGCCCTTGCCGTCCACCGCCAGCGCGTCGAAGCGGTGGGTGATCTCGGCATGGTCATGATGCACGGTGAGCGGTTCGCTGAAATGCTCGCCGCGATCCGTCGAACGGGCGAAGCGCACGAAACCGGTCCACGGCGCGGTGCGCGGCTGCGACCAGCTCACGTAGATCTCGTCGTGGGGACCGAAGGCGAGTTTCGGCCGGTTCTCGCCTTCGGCATAGATGCGTTCCGCCACGGCGTTCACCTCGACCGGCGCGCTCAGCGTGCGGCCGCCGTCATCGGAGTGGCGCAGCCGCACGTGACCGTCCGCCGCGTCCACCACGTACAGCCGGCCGTGACTGTCGAACGCGGCGCTGGCGCCAAGCTCGGGGCCCTTGGGCATGTCCATGTGCATGCCGTCGTGGGCGAACAGGGCGGGCGAGAGCAGGCAGAGCAGGGTGATCAGCAGGTGGCGCATGAATGCTCCTCGGGTTTTGCTCCTCCCCCTGCTTTCAGGGGGAGGTTGGGAGGGGGTGCTTTTGACTTTGGCGATCAAGAGCGACCCCACCCCAACCCTCCCCTGCGAGCAGGGGAGGGAGTATCGCGCGCGGGGTCCGGCAGTTCTTCACAACTCCCAGCGCAGCTCGCCGAACCAGGTGCGGCCAGCGTAGGGATGGTAGACCCAGTAACGTTCGTTGGTCAGGTTGTCGACGCCGAGCGCGGCGGTCCAGCCGGGCGCGAAGGACCAGCGCAGCCGGGCGTCGGCTACGGTGAAGCGGCTTACCGCGCCGTAGCTGTCGACGTGGTCGCTGTTGTCCAGCGTGCCGTACTGGCGGCCGGAATGGCGGATGCCCAGCGAGGCGTCCCATTGCGGCGCGAAGCGGTAATCGGCGAACACGCTGGCGCGGATTTTCGGGATGCGCGGGAACAGCTTGCCGTTGGCCAGCGGATACTGGCTGTCGTCCAGGGTGCGGGCGTTGTTGAAGGCCACGCTGGCCTGCATGTCGAGTCCATCCAGCCACAGGTTGGTGAGGGTGATCTCGCCCTCGAGCCCGCGGCTGCGCATGCGGTCGATGTTCTGCACGCTGGTGACGGTGGGGGTGACGGTGATGTCGGTCTGCGAGTACAGCGAATCGGCGATGCGGTCCTGGTACAGCGAAATGCGCCAGTGGCCGTTTTCCAGGTGGCGGTTCAGCGTGAGGTCGGTGGATTCGTCGATCTCGGGCCGAAGGTTCGGATTGTTGTTGACGATCGCATTGGCCGACAGGCTGCCCTGGAACAGTTCGTTCACGGTCGGGTAGCGCACTGCCTTGCCATGGGCCAGGCGCAGTTCCCAGTCTTCGGCGAAGTCCCAGCTCAGCGCGGCCTTGGGCGAGAAGTCGGTGCGTCGGCGGTCGGCGTAGCGCAGCGTGGTGTTGCCGTTGCCGCGCAGGCCGTCGTAGGCCCGCCATTGTTCCAGCCGGCCGCCCAGGGTCAGCGCCCATGCATCGGCGAAACTCCATACATCCTGCAGGTACAGCGCGCGGGTCTGGCTGCGGCCACCGAATGCGCTGACCAGCGTGCCGTCGGCATCGCCCAGCCAGTGGCTGGCGTTGCGCAGCTGGCTGTCCAGCACGTAACGATCGGCATGGATGCCGGCGTACAGCATGTGACGATCACCGATGGGGCCGGAGCTGCGCAGGTCGAGGGTGTCCCAGCCCGAGCCGGCCTTGTTGGCGACCGTGCCCGGGCCGTTGACGGGGCGGCCCGGTTCGGCGTTGTTCGCGCTGCCGGCCAGCGAGCGCAGGAAGTCGTAGTGGCTGGCCACCGCGGTCCAGCGCCAGCCGTTGTCGAGATGGCCGTTCAACTCGATGCCGTACAGCATGTGCGTGTCGCTGGCCGAGGAAGGCGCCAGGCCGCTGGCCGGCAGCGTCCAGGTCTGCCCGTCTGCGCTGATGACGCCGCCATCGACCCGGTTGCCGTCGCCATCGCGGATCAGGCTGCGGGTGAAGTCCTCGGCGCGGTTGTGCCACCAGCCCACGGTGAACAGCGCGGCGACGTGCTCGCCCAGGTCGACGCCGACTTTCAGCTTGGCTTGGTCCTGCACGGTGTGTTCGATGCTGTTGGCGCCGTAGACCAGCCGCGCGCTGCCGTTCGGGTTGCGATCAGCGGTGGCGCCGGTCACCGGCACGGCCAGGGCGGGGTCGCCACCGGCCCGGGCCGTGGCGTACTGCATCGGTTGGCCGCGGTTGTCGAGTCGGCTGTATTCGAGCAGCCAGCTCCAGCGGCCCTGCTTGTTGCCCAGCGTGGCGGCGGCTTGGTGACCGTTGTAGTGGCCGCCGGCGCCGTACGCGTCACGGTAGTCCTGGCTGAAGAACTGGGTGCTCACGCTGGCGGTCAGCCGCTGCGGCAGCACGGTGTGGATCAGCACGGTGCTGCCCAGCGAATTGCCCGGATACAGCGCGGAATAGGGGCCGTACAGGATGTCGACGGCGCCGATTTCCTGCGGCGCCACCATACCCCAGCGCGGTGCGCCGTCCCAGCCGTTGGTCATCAGGTTGGACAGCAGCAGGCCGTCGGCATAGACCAGGCTGCGTGCGCTTTGCAGGGTGCCGGCGTTGCGGCCGCTGATCACCGCGTTCGGATCGCCGATGTAGCGCTTGCGCACCATCATGTTCGGCGCGTACTTCAGCGCATCGGCGCTCTCGGTGACGTTCTGCTGCTGCAGTTGCGCCCGCTTTACCCGCACCTGCACGCTGGGTGTCTCCATCACCATGGTGTCGCTGGCGTGCACCGAGACCGGTGTGAGGGTGGTGGTCTGCAAGGCGGTGTCGGCGGCCGGCAGCGGGCTGGAAGACACCGCGAGTGCGACAGCGCAAAGGCCGAGCGGGAGGGCGTTCAAGCGATACTCTGGATGGGGGTCTAGGGTTGCAAGGATAGTCCGCTGCCACGCGCACGACAGATGGCGTGTTGTCGCAGCGGGGGACGGCCATGGGATGCACGGACGCGGCGAAAGGTGCCGACGACACGTAGGGCGGGCAATGCCCGCCGGCTCTTGCGGTTCCGGGAAAGCGGCGGGCAATGCCCGCCCCGCGATCAGTCTTCCCGGTCGGGACGTTCGCGCACCGGGTGCTTGCTCAGCTTGCGCTGCAGGGTGCGCCGGTGCATGCCGAGGCGGCGGGCGGTTTCGGAGATGTTGCCGTCGCATTCGGTCAGCACGCGCTGGATGTGTTCCCACTCCAGTCGGCGCAGGGCAAGCGGCTGTTCCGGTGTGTCGGGCAGGTCGGCGTCGTCGGTTTCGCTGTCGCCATCGAGCAGGGCGCGCACCACGGCATCGGCGTCGACCGGCTTGGCCAGGTAGTCGTGTGCACCGCGCTTGATCGCCTCCACCGCAGTGGCGATCGAGGCGTAGCCGGTCAGCAGCAGCACGCGCAGGTCGGGCACCAGGGTGTGCAGCTCGGGGATCAGGCGCAGGCCGTTTTCTTCGCCCAGCTTGAGGTCGAGCACGCAGTAGCGCGGATGGTGCCGGCGCGTCAGTGCGCGGGCCTCGTCGAAATTGCTGGCGGTGATCACCTCGAAGCCGCGCGAGCCCAGCGCACGCGCCAGTACGCGCAGGAAGGTGGCATCGTCGTCGACCAGCAGCAGCGGGCGCGCCGTGGCAGCTTGGGGCAACTCGGTCATCGCGGGGGTCCTGATGGTGATCCAGCGTCCATTCTTGCCGGAAGCGGCGCGACTTGCACGCACGCCGGGCTATTTTTCGGCGATCACCGCCAGCGGCAGGCGCAGGCAGACCCTGGCGCCGCGTCCGGTATTGCCGGCAACCAGCTCGCCATTGAGTCGCTCCGCCGTGGCTTCGGCCAACGCCAGGCCGATGCCCAGTCCGGCCTGCTTGTGCGAATGGCCCAGCGCGGTGATCTCCGGGTCATCATCGAAGCCCGGACCGTGATCGCGCACGCACAACTGCAGCCACGGCCCGTCGCGCGAAACCTCCAGGGCGATGGCGTCGGATTGATTGGCGGCCGAAGCGTCGACCGCGTTGTTGAGCAGGTTGATCAGTGCATGGCGAAGCCCCGGCGGCGTGCGCAGGACCGTGCCCGCCAGCTCCGGATCGAGCGTCACCGTCAGCTCGGCTTCCGGCCGCAGCAGCTGGAAGCGCTCCAGGCAGCCGTGGATGAACTGGTCCAGCCCCAGTCGCTCCGGTTCCTGCGACAGCTGCGCCTTGCCGAACGCGACCATCTCGCGAAGAATCGTGCGGCAGCGATCGACCTGGCTTTCGAGCAGCTCCAGGTCTTCGGACAGCGTGGCTTCGCCGGCGTGTTCGCGGCGCAGTTCCGGCAGCAGGGTGCGCATCGTCGACAGCGGCGTGTTGAGTTCGTGCGCCGCACCGGCGGCCTGGGTGGCGATCGCCAGGATGCCCTCGTCGCGCAATGCGCGTTCGCGTATCCGCTGCACCTCGAGTTGCTGCAGGCGCAGGACGCGGGCCAGCCGGCTGATGAAAAATCCCAGCAGCACCGCGCTGATCACGAAGTTCACGCCCATCCCCGCGACGTGCAACGAGAAGCGGTTCGGTGAATCCCCGTGCATCGACATCGGCAGCGGTACATGCCGGTAAAGCAGCAGCACGTAGGCGATGCCCGCCAGTGCCGCCACGGCCAGCACCGCCCGCGCCGACAGCGCCGCGGCGCTCAAGGCGATCGGCACCAGCAGCAGGGTGATGAACGGATTGCTGGCGCCGCCGCTGAAATACAGCAGGTAGCCGAGCACCAGGGTATCGAAGGCGATGTGTCCCACCGCCTCCCACTCGCCGAGCGGCCACGGCTGGGTCAGCCGCCAGGCGGCGAACACCGAAAACACCGCCAGCACGCCGATGCCGATCAGCAGGGGCAGCAGCGGCACGTTCAGTCGCATCCACCAGGCGCAGACCAGTACCGCCGTGCTCTGCCCGGCGATGGCGCAGATCCGCAGCCAGGCCAGCGTCCGCGTCAGTGCAAACGGACCGATGCGTTGGGCGGACCGGTGAGGCATGGCGATCTTCCTGGCTGAATCTGTTCGGGCGAAACCCGCCGCATTGCGCGGCGGGTTTCCGTGCTGCGTTTACGGCGTGTTGAATTCCTCGCTGCGCACCGGCGGCAGGGGATTGTTGTTGGTCGCCGCATCGGAGTGGCTGGCCGACAGCTTCTTCATCAACGGAAGCATCGCGAGCGCGATCACCGTACAGGCCACGCCGGCGAAACCGAGCTTGTTGAACAGCGAGATGTAGATCGGCAGCGAGGCCACCGGATCGGTCAGGTCCTTCGGCACGTGCGCATAGTTGGCGACCACGCTGCCCAGGTATTGCGAGACGCCGGAGGCGACGTAGTAGGCGCCCATCATGAACCCGCCCATGCGAGCGGGTACATAGCGGGCGATCATGGCCAGGCCCAGGCCGCTCACCAGCAATTCGCCGAGCGAGTAGAAGCCGTATCCCCACACCATGGTCCACGATGACACCTGGCCTTCCACCGCGAAGCGGGCGCCCAGGCCGTACATGAAATAGCCGATCGCCACGGCGGCGAAACCCCAGGCGAACTTGGCGGCGATCGAAGGATTCTTGCCCATGCGGCCCATCGCGTTGTACGCAAACACCAGCACCGGGCTGAGCACCACGATCCAGATCGCGTTGAGGTTCTGGAACTGTTCGGGAATCCAGTTGAACAGGTGCCAGCCGAACACGTCGAACGAGAGGTTCACGTTCTTCTGGGCAAACAGGTTCAGCGAGGTGGACATCTGCTGGTAGAAGATGAAGAAGAAGATCGTCTGCACCACCAGCACCAGGGCGGCGATCAGGCCGGCGCGTTCGTCGCGATGGCTGGAGTTGATCAGGTGGCCGAAGATGCACAGCAGCACCACGCCGGCGCCATACACGCAGATGCGCGCGACCATCTCGTTGTTCAGAATGAACGCCGACACGAACACCATGACCAGTCCACCACCCAGCACCGCGGCCAGGCGCTTGAAATTGACCGGTGCGTCGTCGGCGGGTGAGCCGATGTGTTTCAGCGCGCGGCTCATCAGCGCGTAGTTGACCAGGCCGAGCAGCAGGCCGATGGCGCACACGCCGAAAGCCGTGTGCCAGCCCCAGTCGTTGCCGTAGCGCTCGCCAACGTAGTCGCGAATCCACGGCGTTGCGGTCATCGAGATCATCGATCCGATGTTCACCGCCATGTAGTAGATGGTGAAAGCGCTGTCGATCTTGGTGTCGTCGCCCTCATAGATCTTGCGCACCAGGTTGCCGGCGTTGGGCTTGAAAAAGCCGTTGCCGACGATGATCACGCCCAGCGCGATGTACAGGAAACTGGCGTTTTCGGTGGGAATCCACAGCAGCGCGTAGCCCAGCATCAGCACGATGGCGCCCATGCGCATGGTGCGGCGGGTGCCGATCAGGGTGTCGCCGATCCAGCCGCCGATCGCCGGCGTCACATAGATCAGCGCAGCCGCCGCGCCCCACACCAGGTTTGCCTTGGTGTCGACGAAACCCAGCTTCTTCATCATGTAGGTGACCATCAACACCTGCATGCCGTAGAAGCCGAAGCGCTCCCACATTTCGATCAGGAAGACGGTGGTGAACGACTTCGTCTGCGAGACGGGCGGGTTCTGGGTTGCCATAGATTTTCCGTGCGGGTTTCAGACCATGGCGGCGTGCTGGCACGCGCCTTCGGCATGTGATCCTGAACGGACCACAACCGACGAAGCCTAACCCATCCGCCGGCAGGGTGTAGCTGCACTGCGACATGACAGGCAGGCACCGCAGGTGCTTGGGAGGGCAGCGCGGGCCGTGTACGGGCGGCTGCTTGTGGCATCATCAGGCGCCTGCCATCACCGCTTCCCGGAGCCCGGCTCACCATGCCCCAACCCGATTCCACCCCGTCAGCACAGCGACCACCGGCCGGATGGCGGGTCCGCTGATGGCCGCCGAAGGTTTTCGTGGTCCGAAGCAGGTCTGGAACGCATTCCGCTGGTCGATGAAGGGCTTGCGCGCTGGCTGGAAACACGAGGCGTCCTTTCGCCTGGAAGCCTGTCTGGCCATCGTGATGGTGCCGCTGGGCCTGTGGCTGGGCCATGGCGGCCTGGAGAAGTTCGCGCTGATCCTGGCCCCGTTGCTGGTGCTGTCGGCCGAACTGCTGAACTCGGCGATCGAGGCGGTGGTCGACAAGGTCAGCCCGGAATTCAACGAACTGGCCGGGCGCGCCAAGGACATGGGCTCGGCCGCGGTGTTCGTGCTGCTGATGCTGGTGGTGCTGAGCTGGGCGCTGATCCTGCTGCCGCGCTGGCTCGGCTAGCTGTCCCTTCACTCCGTGCCGACACGATGGCGGTGTCACGCATGGGATGATCGAATGAATCCTGCAACGGACCGGAGCCATCCATGAAGACCCTGCGCCATCTCGTATTGCTGTTGCTCGTGGTCATGCTGTCGGGCTGTGGCTACAACGCCATCCAGAAGCAGGACGAGGCGGTCAAGGCCGCCTGGTCCGAAGTGCTCAACCAGTACCAGCGGCGTGCCGACCTGGTGCCGAACCTGGTCAACACGGTCAAGGGCTACGCCCAGCACGAGGAGAAGGTCTTCGTCGAGGTGACCGAGGCCCGTGCCAAGG
This is a stretch of genomic DNA from Rhodanobacter sp. FDAARGOS 1247. It encodes these proteins:
- a CDS encoding sialidase family protein; translated protein: MRHLLITLLCLLSPALFAHDGMHMDMPKGPELGASAAFDSHGRLYVVDAADGHVRLRHSDDGGRTLSAPVEVNAVAERIYAEGENRPKLAFGPHDEIYVSWSQPRTAPWTGFVRFARSTDRGEHFSEPLTVHHDHAEITHRFDALAVDGKGRIVIAWIDKRDLVAADGANKPYLGAAVYYSWSEDGGASFVPERKLVDQSCECCRIALARAPDGHVAAFFRSIYGDNIRDHAYAVLRTDGQDSTVRRATFSEWHIAGCPHHGPGLAIGADGVRHAVWYEAKSAPTIHYGQLDPGHPPQHATTIAAAGASHADVAVHGHTVWVVWNQVGADGYTLMLRRSTDNGAHFDAERAIAHSGGAVGSPQLLTKSGQAFVAWNTTQGFRLIGTAP
- a CDS encoding TonB-dependent receptor; this translates as MNALPLGLCAVALAVSSSPLPAADTALQTTTLTPVSVHASDTMVMETPSVQVRVKRAQLQQQNVTESADALKYAPNMMVRKRYIGDPNAVISGRNAGTLQSARSLVYADGLLLSNLMTNGWDGAPRWGMVAPQEIGAVDILYGPYSALYPGNSLGSTVLIHTVLPQRLTASVSTQFFSQDYRDAYGAGGHYNGHQAAATLGNKQGRWSWLLEYSRLDNRGQPMQYATARAGGDPALAVPVTGATADRNPNGSARLVYGANSIEHTVQDQAKLKVGVDLGEHVAALFTVGWWHNRAEDFTRSLIRDGDGNRVDGGVISADGQTWTLPASGLAPSSASDTHMLYGIELNGHLDNGWRWTAVASHYDFLRSLAGSANNAEPGRPVNGPGTVANKAGSGWDTLDLRSSGPIGDRHMLYAGIHADRYVLDSQLRNASHWLGDADGTLVSAFGGRSQTRALYLQDVWSFADAWALTLGGRLEQWRAYDGLRGNGNTTLRYADRRRTDFSPKAALSWDFAEDWELRLAHGKAVRYPTVNELFQGSLSANAIVNNNPNLRPEIDESTDLTLNRHLENGHWRISLYQDRIADSLYSQTDITVTPTVTSVQNIDRMRSRGLEGEITLTNLWLDGLDMQASVAFNNARTLDDSQYPLANGKLFPRIPKIRASVFADYRFAPQWDASLGIRHSGRQYGTLDNSDHVDSYGAVSRFTVADARLRWSFAPGWTAALGVDNLTNERYWVYHPYAGRTWFGELRWEL
- a CDS encoding response regulator transcription factor is translated as MTELPQAATARPLLLVDDDATFLRVLARALGSRGFEVITASNFDEARALTRRHHPRYCVLDLKLGEENGLRLIPELHTLVPDLRVLLLTGYASIATAVEAIKRGAHDYLAKPVDADAVVRALLDGDSETDDADLPDTPEQPLALRRLEWEHIQRVLTECDGNISETARRLGMHRRTLQRKLSKHPVRERPDRED
- a CDS encoding ATP-binding protein, whose translation is MPHRSAQRIGPFALTRTLAWLRICAIAGQSTAVLVCAWWMRLNVPLLPLLIGIGVLAVFSVFAAWRLTQPWPLGEWEAVGHIAFDTLVLGYLLYFSGGASNPFITLLLVPIALSAAALSARAVLAVAALAGIAYVLLLYRHVPLPMSMHGDSPNRFSLHVAGMGVNFVISAVLLGFFISRLARVLRLQQLEVQRIRERALRDEGILAIATQAAGAAHELNTPLSTMRTLLPELRREHAGEATLSEDLELLESQVDRCRTILREMVAFGKAQLSQEPERLGLDQFIHGCLERFQLLRPEAELTVTLDPELAGTVLRTPPGLRHALINLLNNAVDASAANQSDAIALEVSRDGPWLQLCVRDHGPGFDDDPEITALGHSHKQAGLGIGLALAEATAERLNGELVAGNTGRGARVCLRLPLAVIAEK
- a CDS encoding peptide MFS transporter, whose protein sequence is MATQNPPVSQTKSFTTVFLIEMWERFGFYGMQVLMVTYMMKKLGFVDTKANLVWGAAAALIYVTPAIGGWIGDTLIGTRRTMRMGAIVLMLGYALLWIPTENASFLYIALGVIIVGNGFFKPNAGNLVRKIYEGDDTKIDSAFTIYYMAVNIGSMISMTATPWIRDYVGERYGNDWGWHTAFGVCAIGLLLGLVNYALMSRALKHIGSPADDAPVNFKRLAAVLGGGLVMVFVSAFILNNEMVARICVYGAGVVLLCIFGHLINSSHRDERAGLIAALVLVVQTIFFFIFYQQMSTSLNLFAQKNVNLSFDVFGWHLFNWIPEQFQNLNAIWIVVLSPVLVFAYNAMGRMGKNPSIAAKFAWGFAAVAIGYFMYGLGARFAVEGQVSSWTMVWGYGFYSLGELLVSGLGLAMIARYVPARMGGFMMGAYYVASGVSQYLGSVVANYAHVPKDLTDPVASLPIYISLFNKLGFAGVACTVIALAMLPLMKKLSASHSDAATNNNPLPPVRSEEFNTP
- a CDS encoding diacylglycerol kinase, with translation MAAEGFRGPKQVWNAFRWSMKGLRAGWKHEASFRLEACLAIVMVPLGLWLGHGGLEKFALILAPLLVLSAELLNSAIEAVVDKVSPEFNELAGRAKDMGSAAVFVLLMLVVLSWALILLPRWLG